ATAGCTCTGGTCGATATCTGCCACGGCCAGCGATTCCCCGAACCAGACAATGTGCGGCCGGACTAAGTGGCCGCAGGCCGCGCAGGCGGGAAGCATTGGAAGGGGAACTTGCCGGTTATGTTCGATGAGTCCGCAGGCCGTGCAACGCACCTTCCAGATGTTACCGTGAATCTCTGACAATTTCCGCGAGCCGGCGTCGGCATGTAGCCCGTCCACATTCTGCGTGATGAGCCAGAAGTGCGGGAAGCGCGCCTCCATTTCTGCAACGGTCGCATGCGCGGGGTTCGGTTTTTTCGACGCGATCACCTCGCGCCGCCAGTTATACCATTCCCAGACCAGACGGGGATCACGCGCGAAGGCCTCGGGCGTCGCCAAATCCTCTGGACGGAACTTCGACCAGAGGCTGTCGGCACCGCGAAAGGTCGGGACGCCACTGTCGGCCGAGATGCCGGCGCCGGTCAGAACGGTGACGGCGCGCGCTGCTGCCAGTTTTGCCTTGACCTCAAGCAGTCCCGCCATGAGTGTTCCGTCTTCCTTCTGCCGTGGTATAGTAGCGCACGACGCCGGCTGAGGGTAAGGCTGAGGTCGCAAGTGGCCTCGCTCGGTGCCCGCTCAGCCTCAACCTAAACCCAAGCCGTCTTCTATGCAAAACATTCTGGTCGTTGGCGCCGGAGCGGTCGGCGGGTTCTACGGCGCGCGCCTGGCAAAGCACCATCCCAATGTATCGTTCCTTTTGCGTCCGCGTACCTGCGCAGCGGTGCGGACCAACGGCCTGACGCTCCGCAGTACTACGGGCACCTTCACCGTCCGGCCGGCCGTTGCGTCTGATCCCCGCGAATTGCCCACGCCGGATCTCATCATTCTCTCCGTCAAGGCCTACGATCTCGACGAAGTTCTGGCGCAGATTGCGCCGGTAATGACAGACCGCACCGTCCTGCTGACCTTGCAGAACGGCGTGGATACGGAAGACCGTATCGTCGCGCGCTTTCATCGCGACTGTGTTGTCGGGGGTGTGGCCTTCATCTATTCCAAGCTTGTCGAGCCAGGCGTGATCGATCACTACAAGCGCGGCAGCGTAGCGGTCGGCGAGATGATGGGCCATAAGAGCGAACGGGTGGCGGCGATCAGCAAGCTGTTCACCGACGCCGGTATTCAGTGTTCCATTTCAGAGGA
This DNA window, taken from Nitrospira sp., encodes the following:
- a CDS encoding NAD-dependent deacylase, with product MAGLLEVKAKLAAARAVTVLTGAGISADSGVPTFRGADSLWSKFRPEDLATPEAFARDPRLVWEWYNWRREVIASKKPNPAHATVAEMEARFPHFWLITQNVDGLHADAGSRKLSEIHGNIWKVRCTACGLIEHNRQVPLPMLPACAACGHLVRPHIVWFGESLAVADIDQSYAALRSCELLLLIGTSGLVYPAASFASIAKEAGACVVEINLDPTPYSGAADIALHGRAKDLVPLLLD